A genome region from Arachis duranensis cultivar V14167 chromosome 6, aradu.V14167.gnm2.J7QH, whole genome shotgun sequence includes the following:
- the LOC107494049 gene encoding uncharacterized protein LOC107494049: MVLPESLKLDITSHHPSLLEAAEPNWYWGLNDTMIYTTRSGYEWLLGQKVQWDANESWLWLWRMNILEKVKGLIWLCLHNAIPTASFRSSRNLIIMDICPRCNEASETAEHCLRFCTKAQLIWKRLEVEMSRRNAFLEFRAWIRVNLRATKAIFAAGFWWIWRDRNNDIFNPNDSWSMKKVIMLARHSAAEYGIVKCTNQVSSHPSLIDSWCPPPLHVVKPNCDASLFEQQHLASFGCVLRNDFGKWLLSCSASIPTGSITWCELYAIWRGLCLAWDCGDNEIICETDCLEAYLLIIKDFAGMPRDYNDLLLKIAEMMQWN; the protein is encoded by the coding sequence ATGGTTCTACCAGAGTCTTTGAAGCTAGATATCACGTCTCATCATCCATCTCTGCTGGAAGCGGCTGAACCCAACTGGTATTGGGGATTGAATGACACTATGATTTACACCACACGGAGTggttatgagtggctgctagGGCAGAAGGTTCAGTGGGATGCTAATGAGTCTTGGTTATGGCTATGGCGTATGAATATCCTAGAGAAGGTTAAGGGACTAATTTGGCTTTGTTTACATAATGCTATTCCCACTGCTAGCTTTCGTAGCAGCAGAAACTTGATTATCATGGATATATGTCCCAGGTGCAACGAGGCGTCAGAAACTGCAGAACATTGCCTCAGATTTTGTACTAAAGCTCAGCTTATTTGGAAACGTCTAGAGGTGGAAATGAGTAGAAGGAATGCCTTTTTGGAGTTCCGGGCTTGGATTCGGGTTAATCTTAGAGCAACGAAAGCTATCTTTGCAGCAGGATTCTGGTGGATCTGGAGAGATAGAAACAATGATATCTTCAATCCAAATGATAGTTGGAGCATGAAAAAGGTCATCATGCTTGCTAGACACTCAGCGGCTGAATATGGTATTGTTAAGTGTACTAATCAGGTTTCCTCCCATCCTTCTTTGATTGATTCCTGGTGTCCCCCTCCCTTACATGTTGTGAAACCTAATTGTGATGCAAGCCTCTTTGAGCAACAACATCTTGCTAGTTTTGGGTGCGTCCTTAGGAATGATTTTGGTAAGTGGCTGTTAAGCTGCTCGGCAAGCATTCCAACAGGTTCGATCACTTGGTGTGAGCTTTATGCCATTTGGAGGGGTCTTTGTTTAGCCTGGGACTGTGGAGATAATGAGATCATTTGTGAAACAGATTGCTTGGAGGCttatcttttaatcatcaaAGATTTTGCGGGGATGCCAAGGGATTATAATGATCTTCTTCTAAAGATTGCTGAGATGATGCAATGGAATTAG